TCCCACAGCCACCGCGGCACCCAGTACCGTCCTTTGTCGCCATTACCATCCCTatcgccatctctctctctctctctctctaaatggaGCAGGAGCAGGGTGGGAGTGAGTGAGGGGAACGGAGTGGTTTGAATCTGTGTGGTGGAGTGAGTCGACGTGTTTGTTTGTATTTGagggtttgttttgtttatttgatgAAAGTGGTTTAAACTTCGATGTCCAGCAGGACTCTGACGTTCAAACGGCCACccgttttttaaaatttccctTTTACTATCCTGACTGATAAATTATAAGCCTTGCCTTTTCGAAGTAACTACCAATATGCCACGGATCCGGATTCCTCTGCGAGGGTTTATGAGAGAATCCTGTAAGGGTTTTCATCCAGACCGTTCATCTCAGCAATGGACGGTTTGGATATAAATTCTCACTCGATTCTCACTTAGTTAACCATTACCTGTTAAACATAATAAACATATTTGAACTATTAATTGTCGAGATTGACTGTCCGAATCTTATGAAAATTTTCACACGATCCGAGAAGAATCCTTATTGAGAATACGGATTCCATACGCAGCTAACCTAGTTAGAAACGGTACCTAGTCCCTAGCCTACTACAGGTTTCTTCGGGCTATCCCGATAGGTGCTCGAGCTATGGattgtttgaaatttaaatAGTTGACCTCCATTTCTTTTGTGCTTATGAAACTCAAAGCTCGATCTGAGCAAATACTTGGTAAACTGAAATATTATTAACATCTGGAATATTATTAACAAGCCAATCGAGTTCGAGTTGGGATAGCATAAAGTACTGCTCCTATATATAGTATATCTTGGTAAAGTGAAATATTATTAACATCTTTCGTGCTCTCAAATCAACTCGAGCTGAGCTTTGACTAACTTAAGATATATTAGTACTTTTTTGTGAAATAGTATGTTGTTGGGTGTTAGAtctacaaatattttttgtagacTATCGGTGGACTTCTTGTACATATATCAACAAAATCCCTTTGCAGAAGAAGATTGTTACTCTGGTTCTACTACTTGAAAATATTATTGGGTTCAAAATGAATTGTGCAATTACAGTGGGCATGTAAAATAGAGATACATTTGAGTTGCACgcacttttttttataactcattCAACCATTACCATACTATGTTTTTTGCGCACTCTTTCACGAAATAATTCTATGCccttgataaaataaaataaaaaacacattGTTGTCAACAAAATTCATTTGGGAAAAAAGTTCCATATACTCTAACCACAATTGATGGAGACTCAATTTTAAGTTTAATcaggtttggtttgggttgttTTTACAGAATATTTGGCAAAGAGTTGATGAGAATAGCAGGTGAATTATAGTAACAAATTAAATTTGATCATCATTCAAGAGGAATTATTGGAGGGTTGATCATCAATAAGAGTCAACTCCGTCAATTAGGCAGATGGTCAAGCCTATGAttagtttcttttcctttttccttttcccgttAAAGCTCTGCTTTGTGGATCGATGCTAAAATTAGGAAGTTGAAGGGCAAACTAAGCGCTTAAGCAATGTTTAAAAGCGAACACCAGGGATTGGTTTAGTGGTCAAGACTTGAGACTTAAAAATTTGCTTTATCTTCAAGTTTCAAGTTCTAAACCTCTCCATGTTGCTTCGAATTTAATTAGACTCTCTATAAATGAATGATGAGATTGACAATTAAAATTAATCGAATTACGTGCCCGGCCACCTGAGTTATAAGCAAACCAACATTTAAAAGCGATAAGAGCGTTTGTTGCCCGCAAGTTAGGGCAAGGTGGGCAAACTTTCCAAAACTTGTGGGTGCTTTTCATGTCAATGGCGTGTGCGAATGGAAAGATTTCCAAAGATTCGTTTCCTGCTTTATAGTTTCCCCAAACATTGTCATTTAATTACCTTTGGAGCCCCCTCTGTCTCGGCACAAATCTAACGACAGATGGGCCTCGGGCTCGGGTCCTGCCTGGACtatacagaaagtctactggtacagaccaaaaatctgtaccagtgggtACAGATCCCTTTTTGGCCCATTTTGggtcttaaaaaaaatgatcggagtcgttcattttgtttaaaatattttttttatggtctctacaaaaaataagtttaatccggtatcggtaagagtatttacgaaacatccaaactttgctctaGAATTCAATAGAacaaagtttggatgtttcgtaaatactcTTACCGATACCGGATTAAACTTATGTTTTGTAGGGACCacaaacaaagtattttaaacaaaatgaacgactccgatcatttttttgagactaaaaatgggcccaaaaaggagtttgtacccactggtacagatttttagtctgtaccagtagcaccatTCTGGACTATATTACAATATTAATTCTCGTGCAGGACTATTTATTCTCGTTCTCAATTATTGTTCTACGCTCTtgtatttaatttttgtaaaattataATTCTATACCCACTTACACATCTATACTCATAATAggggtgggccccacacacactgggtgtgtagtgtgtgcagGCTACACCCCTATTATGAGTGGGTGTGTAATTGAGTATGTAAATGAGTGTAGAGGTAGAatgattgttaatttttacACTCGCAAATATTAAGAGTTTGAGATGCTTTAAATATGGAGTCACACTAGCGTACGAGCTTCCGCTCAAGCACGTTCAATATGTAACTTCTAGGTCTACACACAATTaagtttcattttttaaaatccaaaaagtcaatttcggtctttttttttttaacggcatcAATCTCAATCATTCATTTTGCTACCCTTgtcgaaatttttcgtcaccaaatcaATCTGATCATAGATTGTTGTCACTTTTATGAACTATTCGAATCATACATTGGTATCATTTTGTTACAAGTAGAATAGGCTAATTTTTATGAAATCCAAATGAAACCCATGTATTATGTAGAATAATAGGCTAAGGTCACGTCACCGACTCTCGTATTGAACGTTGCCTTTTCCCCATTATAATGTCTCCACTAAGTTAATTAATGAAAGCTTTTAGGACATTTTAAGAGAGCTTTGAATCTGATTGATCTTggtcaaaaggaaaaaagtgatTTTGATGTGTATGTTTAACCATCGTATCAACTACCCATACCAAAAGGTAAGGTCACATGAATCATAGCGTCATGtagaataaaaatttgtttaacGCTGACACAACCACGTAATTGCTTTTCAACAAGATTCGGACCTACGATTATTTTCTTCCATTAGTCTATGTCGTTTAGAGTTCGATTCAGACATgaacaaccaaaagaaaaaagagaatgcaATAGTTCAACGCCCATGCGGACTCCCTCCGAAAGCTACTACTAGTATTCTATTTTTTGTAAAGGAATAATGgtatttgtttaattttaatttgaggAAAACCACTATACGAGTTCTACAATCCTTCCTGATCTTTGTTCTATTTGTTCGTCAAtttctttttgtcattttcagtTTGTCTTTTTCTGATTTCCTCTTCTTGTCTTTCTTCAATGAGTATTATCTTGTTCTTCAATTCTTTactaaaagaagtcaaaagcCTATGAACTTTGCTTAACCAAAGAATGCTTGCTTTCTTGTTGCGTAGATTGATTTTATATAACCTACCAGATAGATCATTTGTTatacaacaaaaaatacaacgtagaggttttttttgtgtgcggGAGAAGACTAATGGTATAAGGAATATATAGTGCACATCACAGCTGTTACGACGTGGATAAACTCtgtctttttttccttcttttttttttatccgacgTGGATAAACTCTGTCAATCCACTAATCCACTAAAAGAAAGTATGGATTAACAACTCAGCTACGCCAATAACCAACCAAGGACAAAATAGGCAAAGGCAAAAAGTTGGTCCTTTTGATGAAAAGTAAATCCCAACTCATCATGCTTACAATTTACTGTAGTATAATAGTAGTATAATATAGGTGGATTAAAGTAAGACCAAAGGTTGATCCCCATAGGCATGTTTGTTCCAACttcttttagttttttcaactttttcaaCTCAATTTGAAACTTGTGGTTTTGGGGCTAAGGGCAtgcagttttaaaaaaaaaggaaaaaggaaaaaaggccAACGGCATGCTAAAATCCCAGATTTTCtacctttttaaattttgttgtttcaagtttcaaaaatataagaATCAAGCCCGGCgtctagaggtgtcaaacagCCCGTTTACTTTATCGTGTTGTGCCATGCTGGTTCATTTATTTAATCGGGTCGTgctttgtcattttttaattgcgTCGTGTTGTGCTTATGTTGGCACATCTCCAACCGAGGAATGGAAAAAAAACTctgaaaaatgtaaaatatttatcAACACAAAAGCGTAAAAATTTGTGTTACAGTATAATAtaagaaattaatatttttgtttggtattaAAATTAGTATTTGGTGTGCCATGCCCTTTCTTGCTCGTCTAGAATCATGTGTCATACTATGCCATCTAAGACCGTACCGTGTTGTGCCACATTTAAACGTGTCGTGCCAATCTAAAACCGCGCCCGTGCCATGCCATGCCATGCCACATTTAAATGAGTCATGCCCATGCTGTGCCGTGTCATCCCAGCttgtttgacacctctacctGCGTCTCTTCGATTAGtttaaaaaaagttcaaaaaatatactccattaAAACTTATTGTTTTGGGCTAAGGTCCTGGACCATGCTAAAACCTCATCTTTAATTTGTCCCAATCAACGTGGGCGGCCCAATGATCTGAGCCCAAAAATCCTCTTTGTAGTCTAGTCCGGCTCCGGTCCCATCCACGCAGCTTCTcgtcttcttttcttcttcttgctccCCAAGAGAAGAGAGATTCCCTCTGCTCCACTCTCTACTCCatcttccatctctctctctctctctctctctctctctctctctctctctctctcccctctcctctccccGATTGTGTATATATTCCGAGACACATATCTTCTGCTATCGCACTTAGGTTATCACCAATATGATGATCAGAGTCCGAAGCAGAGACGGGTTAGAGCGAGTCACGCTCGACCACTCAACCTGCCCGCTCACAATCGCCCAACTCAAATCGACAATCGAGTCCCAACTCAGAGTCCCCGTCCCCAACCAAACCCTATCCACCaaccaaaacctcctcctcgCCAAAACCCCACACGACGCCGCCGGCTTCACCGACATGTCCAACCCCCAAACCCTAATCTCCGCCCTCGGCATCGCGCACGGCTCGATCGTCTACCTGTCCTACGAGGGCGAGCGGACCGTGGCGGGCCCGAAACAGTTCAACCCGGCCGGGTCGTTCGGGCGCAAGATGACTATGGACGACTTGATCGCCAAGCAAATGCGGGTCACCCGGCAGGAGAACCCGCACTGTGAGCTGGTCTCGTTCGATCGTGATGCGGCCAATGCGTTTCAGAACTATGTTAATGAGTCGCTCGTGTTTGCGGTGAAGCGGGGTGGGATTATGTACGGCACGGTATCTCCGGAGGGGAAGGTCGAAGTGGATTTCATTTATGAGCCGCCACAACAGGTTGAATCTTTAATTTTATAGATTAgatgtaaggaaaaaaaaatctcaataagGCTAATGGATAGGAAATAGTATATGCTCTAGTACAGAAAGAGAGAGCACCGATTAATGTGAACAAATCTTTGAAGTTGTTGCACAAATGTAGTTTGCAACTATCTTTGTTACTATGACATAGCTAAATTGTTAGAACAAAGTAAATAACTCGCGCTCAACTATACCATTACCACACATGTGCCCAACTTGTAGTACTAACTAAAGATACAAAGTAGAACGTGGGACTTCTACTATTAAGGAGGTGTTAGAATTGAAGGGGAACCGATTGTTAATTTTCACTCATTCCCCTTGACATGGTTGCTACCCAGGGTTTAGGTGCTTATTATTACATGTATGTCTACCAGCATGACGGGACTACATTTTTCTAACTGAGGCAAAGCCTTGGACAATGTGGTCAGAAACAAGTTAGAGGAAATAAGTATTATACGAAAAGTTTTAACGCGGCATTGCCACAGTAATGAGTAGTAAGCAGTAACTATGCAGAACAAGTGGACGGGGCCTGTATTAATTGGTTAGTTAAATAGTTAGTTACTAGACCCTTCAGTGTTCCTTCCATTCTAACCGATGTGTGAGGGTAGAATTGCTGACAAATTTGGAGAGTGTAATTTTTTGGCTGTAGATTACTATAACGTTTCAAGATAGATCTGTGTACTGAGTAGAGTGGGCCAACTGCAACAGGGCACCGAGGAGAATTTGATACTTTTGCGAGACCCTGATGAGGAGAAGCTGGTTGATGCGATTGCGATGGGGTTGGGAATGAGGAAAGTAGGGTTTATATTTACTCAAACGATCGGTCAGAACAAGAAAGATTACACGATGTCGAATGTGGAGGTTTTGCAGGCAGCAGAGCTTCAAGCGGAAGGGGATTTGAAGGAGTGGGTGACGGCGATTGTGAAATTGGAGGTGAACGAGGAAGGTGGTGCTGACGTGCATTTCGAGGCATTTCAAATGAGTGATATGTGTATTAGATTATTTAAGGAAGGATGGTTTGAAACGGAGATTGGGGAAGATGTTGATCCTAAGTTATCAAGGATGAAGAAGGATGTGGTGGTTGGAGGAAAGGATACCAAGGAAATTGATAATGACTTTTTCTTGGTGGTAGTGAAGATATTCGATCACCAGGTACTTTCTATTAACCTATTTGATTACTCCTATCTGCAATTtttcatcttatttttcttgGTAATGGGATTGCAGTAACTAGTAAATGTCTCCTTGATCCCTTTGCTGTAAGTTGGGAATTCTACGAAGCACCGACTCCACtcctctagaggtcgaagtatcgcagtgtcggacacggggacacggtggggcgtgtcccataatttaatttaaattttttacggggacacgGGGGGACACTGATGGGGACACGacaggggccaaactgtaattttttaaaatttttggggccaaactgtttttttttaaaatttgggggtcaaattgtatttttttaaaaaaatttggggccaaattgtaatttttttaaatttctgggtgtcaaactaaaattatttatttatttataaataaatatacatgtGGTGTGTCCCCTGccatgtccgtgtccccatttttttagaattcccgtgtccccgtgtccgtatccgtgcaTCATAGGTTGGGATGCGAACAAAAGACAATTACCGTACAAAGGggaatttttttccctgtttCTGAAATGAACCATGTTAGGCTTTATTTGATAAAATTCTGTGGTATCTCGACTTTTCATTTTGTCGTAGACTCGTAACTAAGCAGATGGTACCAATTGCTTTGGCATGGTTTTCATTGTGTTTGTTATTTCCACTGGACAATTGGGATGAAAAATCTCAAGGTATATTGGATTTTTTGTTGGTTACTTTTACACGAGCTTTTGAATTGCGGAGGTGTTGCTCTTTCTGTCTGTGTGTATGGGTGGTGTGGTGATTGTTTTGCGCATTTGTGTACATGTAGAAGGTTTTCTCATCCTACTCAGGACCTCATGGTGATCACTTCTCAACTAATTGAGATAGCAAGCCAAGTAAAACCCTTCTGCTGCTGAATCACACAAATTTGGTGCTTTTGAGTCTGTGTTCCCTAATTAGTTACTTGTGAATCATAATCAATGGTTCGTAGTTTACAGTTGCTCTAAATTTTCTTGTGAACAAATGCACATTTCAAGGAACAtgaatatttaatatataatcTCAATCCAACAAGACGTTTTTTGAGTTGTTTTCGTGCCCatagttatttatttataatattCAATATATAATCTCAATCCAACAAGGCTTTTTGCATAGACCCCTAGTCGTTCAATTCCTTCAGTCTTTAAAGCTCCTTCGACTAATAACTAAGAACCATATTGCCTTCAAATTCTGTTGGGGTTGTGGCACTTAGCTTGTTAGAATTTTACTTTCTAGTCATTGAACCATTTCATTAGGCGATTAGTCCATCTCACAACACTACTAACTTTACATAAGCTAAGTTGATCTTTACAAGTTTATCTACCTACCAGTAGGCATGTCTATGTATGTGTTTAAAAGCTGTACGTCCAATTGTGGAAAGTAGATCAAAGTGGAAAAGAAAAGCTTTAAAAGTAGGGCGAGCAGAGAACCGGAGCCCAGCCCGACCCGAAGAGATACTGACAGTTTCGAAGCATGCATTCTGATACTGGTAACTGGTTGACACCCCATTGAAATTCGAGTTTCGGGTCACGCATCAACACCATTCAAAACCATTACAATCGACTCGGCTGTGTATACCTAGGGATTATATCATGGTTCACTTCAACCCTATATTTGAAACCccttcaacaacaacaacaaccacagaacccatgtagttcccaatcattgggggtatgggcggaggaggattggagatagacctaacctttggcaatatgcacggCTGTTCTCAGAATATGCGCTGCACAATCTAAGCAGCGATCTGAAGCTTATAGGTTGATGGGGGTTTGTGATTTGCATCCTCATCTGATTCATTAATCGTAGATGGACGATTCTATTCATGCACTTAATCTGTTTCACGATATCTGCTTCTTGATCTGATTCTGCCCAATCCTTCCAACCCGACCATATATCCGAAACAGTTTCTTGTGCGGTTTCGCTTGCTCATTCTGTCGGAATCTGGCATGAACTTATCCCAAACCGATCAGTCTGTTGGGTAACTTGGGTGACAGGTGAGACTCAAACCCGACTTGAGCACACTCCTAATTAATGGAGCtctccctttctttctctcgtaggatattgaacaaaattgagagaagaacaaggaaagaatgCATCACAGGCATGCGGACGTCGAATAAAAACTCCTAGGTCTCGTAGGATATTGAACAAAATTGTGAgaagaacaaggaaagaatgCATCACAGGCATACGGACGTCGAATAAAAACTCCTAAGTGGGATTATCACCACATTGGACCTTGTGCACTAAATAGATAGTCACATTGATTTGGTTGGATGCACAGTTTTCTAAATTGATGTCCTTTTCACATTTCTTGCTGTAAAATATGAACTTCATGTGGTTCCAATATTTATCTGCGAGTTGTTCTTACTTTTTTACGGTAATGCAGGGCCCACTTTCATCAATCTTTCCTATAGAGAACAGGATTACACCAGTGCCAATGAATGCACTGAGGCACCATCTGGACAGAACAAGGAGTCTTCCTTTTGTAAAGCGAATATCTGATTTCCATCTGCTGCTCTTGCTGGCTAGATTTTTAGATGTCAACGCAGATGTTCCCGCATTGGCACATTGTGTGCAGACACAGATGGCTGTCCCAGAAGGATATCAGCTACTAATCGAGTCCATGGCCAGTGCTTCTTGATTCTGTGTCCGATGGCTTTTGGCAAACTGATACTACTCATCAACCCTTTCGAATGGTTTCC
The sequence above is a segment of the Rhododendron vialii isolate Sample 1 chromosome 13a, ASM3025357v1 genome. Coding sequences within it:
- the LOC131315157 gene encoding NPL4-like protein 2 yields the protein MMIRVRSRDGLERVTLDHSTCPLTIAQLKSTIESQLRVPVPNQTLSTNQNLLLAKTPHDAAGFTDMSNPQTLISALGIAHGSIVYLSYEGERTVAGPKQFNPAGSFGRKMTMDDLIAKQMRVTRQENPHCELVSFDRDAANAFQNYVNESLVFAVKRGGIMYGTVSPEGKVEVDFIYEPPQQGTEENLILLRDPDEEKLVDAIAMGLGMRKVGFIFTQTIGQNKKDYTMSNVEVLQAAELQAEGDLKEWVTAIVKLEVNEEGGADVHFEAFQMSDMCIRLFKEGWFETEIGEDVDPKLSRMKKDVVVGGKDTKEIDNDFFLVVVKIFDHQGPLSSIFPIENRITPVPMNALRHHLDRTRSLPFVKRISDFHLLLLLARFLDVNADVPALAHCVQTQMAVPEGYQLLIESMASAS